One region of Miscanthus floridulus cultivar M001 chromosome 19, ASM1932011v1, whole genome shotgun sequence genomic DNA includes:
- the LOC136526744 gene encoding heat shock 70 kDa protein 16-like, whose translation MSVVGFDVGNDTLVAAAARQRGIDVLLNAESKRESPAAVAFSHNARLIGCHAASASSAHAPFSSVKRLLLGATGRDPDASLLRDLPRLPFPVSPTGAVVHADHVGRRIALSPTHLLSMLLAYLKQLAEADLGGAPVADCVISVPCYFTQAQRRAYLDAAAVAGLRPLRLMHDLAATALGYGLYRSDLGGAGGPTCVAFVDVGQCDTQVAVVSFDASGMKVLSHGFDADLGGRDFDEVLFEHFAEEFRDRYMIDVVGNVKASMRLRAACEKAKKVLSANAEAVVNIECLMEEKDVRGVIQREDFEKLCARLLERVVEPCKRAVADSGIGLERLHSVELIGSGSRVPAIAKVLAGFFRKEPSRTLNASECVARGCALQCAMLSPTFRVREYEVQDAIPASIGFYSSDGPVSTLSSDVLFRRGLPFPSVKIITLQKNDSFSFDAYYADANELPPGTSTDIGSFQIGPFQAHTEASKAKVKIRLNLHGLISVESAALIDDYQRNANSADNMEVDTSGDDMGHKSRSERSIQRQELPITEYIYGAMSKQELLEAQEQEQQLAYQDKLMERTKDRKNALESYVYDTRNKLSERYRSFATDSEREQISVNLQQTEEWLYEEGDDETEVVYSSKLEELKKLVDPIENRCKDDEVRAEATRELLKCIVDHRMAAKSLSTPERDAVDNECNKAEQWLREGSQLQESLPKNVDPVLWSCEIKRTEEELDMFCRNIARYKGSPARTDGSRGSDHMPTPDRD comes from the exons ATGAGCGTGGTCGGCTTCGACGTCGGCAACGACACCCTGGTGGCGGCCGCGGCGCGGCAGCGGGGCATCGACGTGCTCCTCAACGCCGAGTCCAAGCGCGAGTCCCCCGCCGCCGTCGCCTTCTCCCATAACGCGCGCCTCATCGGCTGCCACGCCGCGTCCGCCTCCTCCGCGCACGCCCCCTTCTCCAGCGTCAAGCGCCTCCTGCTGGGCGCCACGGGGAGGGACCCGGACGCCTCCCTCCTCCGCGACCTGCCCCGCCTCCCCTTCCCCGTCTCCCCCACTGGCGCCGTCGTCCACGCCGACCACGTCGGCCGCCGCATCGCGCTCTCCCCGACCCACCTCCTCTCCATGCTGCTCGCCTACCTCAAGCAGCTCGCGGAGGCCGACCTCGGCGGCGCCCCCGTCGCCGACTGCGTGATCTCCGTGCCCTGCTACTTCACTCAGGCGCAACGCCGCGCCTACctcgacgccgccgccgtcgcggggCTCAGGCCGCTCCGCCTCATGCACGACCTCGCCGCCACCGCGCTTGGCTACGGCCTCTACCGCTCCGACCTCGGCGGCGCCGGGGGCCCCACCTGCGTCGCGTTCGTCGACGTCGGCCAGTGCGACACGCAGGTCGCGGTCGTCTCCTTCGACGCGTCTGGGATGAAGGTGCTGTCTCACGGCTTCGATGCCGACCTCGGGGGCAGGGACTTCGACGAGGTGCTGTTCGAGCATTTCGCCGAGGAGTTCAGGGACAGGTACATGATTGATGTCGTGGGGAATGTGAAGGCCAGTATGAGGTTGAGGGCTGCGTGTGAGAAGGCGAAGAAGGTTCTGAGCGCAAATGCGGAGGCCGTGGTGAACATTGAATGCCTGATGGAGGAGAAGGATGTGAGGGGGGTGATTCAAAGAGAGGACTTTGAGAAGCTATGTGCCAGACTGCTGGAGAGGGTTGTTGAACCTTGCAAGAGGGCGGTGGCAGATTCAGGGATTGGATTGGAGAGGCTGCATTCTGTGGAACTCATTGGGTCAGGTTCTCGGGTGCCTGCCATTGCCAAGGTGCTCGCGGGATTCTTCAGAAAGGAACCTAGTCGCACGCTCAATGCTAGTGAGTGTGTGGCTCGGGGGTGTGCCTTGCAATGTGCAATGCTTAGTCCTACATTCCGTGTTCGGGAATACGAG GTGCAGGATGCAATCCCTGCTTCCATAGGATTTTACAGTAGTGATGGCCCAGTTTCAACATTGTCAAGTGATGTATTGTTCAGGAGAGGCCTGCCCTTTCCCAGTGTTAAGATCATTACTCTACAGAAGAACGACAGTTTTAGCTTTGATGCATATTATGCGGATGCAAATGAATTGCCTCCTGGTACCTCGACAGACATCGGTAGTTTTCAG ATTGGCCCATTCCAAGCACATACAGAAGCTTCTAAAGCCAAAGTAAAAATTCGTTTGAATTTACATGGTTTGATTTCAGTCGAATCTGCTGCT TTGATAGATGATTATCAAAGGAATGCCAATTCTGCTGACAATATGGAGGTGGATACAAGCGGTGATGACATG GGTCACAAGTCAAGAAGTGAAAGGTCTATCCAGCGGCAGGAGTTGCCAATCACTGAGTACATCTATGGTGCAATGAGCAAGCAGGAATTGCTGGAAGCTCAAGAGCAAGAGCAGCAATTGGCTTATCAGGATAAACTTATGGAACGGACAAAGGACAGGAAGAATGCATTAGAATCTTATGTATACGACACCCGTAACAAG CTTTCTGAGAGGTACCGGAGCTTTGCTACTGATTCAGAAAGGGAACAAATCTCAGTTAATCTACAACAGACTGAAGAATGGCTTTACGAAGAAGGTGATGATGAGACAGAAGTGGTTTACAGTAGCAAACTTGAGGAGCTGAAAAAG CTTGTAGATCCAATTGAAAATCGTTGTAAAGATGACGAAGTGAGAGCTGAAGCCACAAGGGAGCTTTTGAAGTGCATTGTTGATCACAGAATGGCTGCCAAGTCATTATCCACACCTGAAAGAGATGCT GTTGACAATGAGTGCAATAAAGCTGAGCAGTGGCTAAGGGAGGGGTCCCAACTTCAAGAATCCTTGCCTAAGAATGTGGACCCAGTACTTTGGTCCTGTGAAATCAAGAGAACGGAAGAAGAGCTGGATAT GTTCTGTCGAAACATAGCAAGGTATAAGGGCTCTCCAGCAAGGACAGATGGCAGCAGGGGTTCAGATCACATGCCTACACCGGATAGAGATTAG